From Xenopus tropicalis strain Nigerian chromosome 3, UCB_Xtro_10.0, whole genome shotgun sequence, the proteins below share one genomic window:
- the LOC108646263 gene encoding olfactory receptor 6C4-like, giving the protein MDNDMNATSNNGIFLRGFGNLHDFKIPFFFLFFAIYMLTLTSNLLIIILVSTHYHLQSPMFFFLAHLSFSDLLVTTNILPNMLLITLTDGGMVFLSGCLTQFFFYGLSATTECLLLSAMSYDRYLAICKPLHYHTVMDSKLCSSLVISSWSLSFILTIIPIYFLQRLRFCGINVIDHFFCDLGPLLELSCSDTSFVKLEVFAMSTLLTMVPFVFICVTYVYIILSILRISTNTGRQKAFSTCSSHLAVVCAFYGALFAMYVAPSKGDSAINKGVSLLYTVVTPLFNPIIYSLRNQDIRTTIRKYLRTQKPHI; this is encoded by the coding sequence ATGGATAATGATATGAATGCAACCAGTAACAATGGAATCTTTCTCAGAGGATTCGGAAACCTTCATGATTTCAAGATCCCTTTCTTCTTCTTGTTTTTTGCCATTTATATGTTGACTTTAACCAGCAACCTCTTAATAATCATATTGGTGTCAACACATTATCATCTTcaatcccccatgttcttctttctTGCCCACCTTTCTTTTTCTGACTTGCTTGTTACTACAAATATACTGCCTAACATGTTATTAATCACACTGACTGATGGTGGCATGGTGTTTCTATCAGGGTGCCTCACCCAGTTCTTTTTCTATGGTCTATCAGCAACCACGGAGTGCCTTCTGCTCTCAGCCATGTCCTATGACCGATACTTGGCCATCTGCAAACCTCTGCATTATCATACTGTTATGGATTCCAAACTTTGCTCCAGCTTGGTTATTTCATCATGGTCCTTAAGTTTTATCCTGACAATCAttccaatatattttttgcaaagatTGAGGTTTTGTGGGATCAATGTGATTGACCATTTCTTTTGTGATCTTGGGCCTCTCTTGGAGCTCTCTTGTTCAGACACATCATTTGTGAAACTAGAGGTATTTGCCATGTCTACACTTCTGACCATGGTCCCATTTGTTTTCATCTGTGTAACCTATGTCTATATTATCCTTTCCATCCTAAGAATATCTACTAACACTGGAAGGCAGAAAGCCTTTTCGACCTGCAGTTCCCACCTTGCAGTTGTGTGCGCTTTTTATGGAGCATTGTTTGCTATGTATGTGGCTCCATCAAAAGGGGACTCTGCTATTAACAAGGGTGTTTCCCTGTTGTATACTGTGGTGACCCCATTGTTCAACCCCATCATATACAGTCTAAGAAACCAAGATATACGAACGACCATCAGGAAATATCTAAGGACACAGAAACCTCATATTTAA